From the genome of Arvicola amphibius chromosome 9, mArvAmp1.2, whole genome shotgun sequence:
TGTCCTCGCTGCCCTCTGGAAGCCAGATCCCCACTGAGGCCAGAGCTGGCACCCCTCCCAGCTCAGCACCCCAGGGTGAGGGGCTCCCATCAACCCACAGCCCTCAGCCATCTCTTCTCGGCAGCTCCCGCACCATTTGCTCCTCCACGCAGCTTCTCCTCCAACAGAACGCCACGatgttccagggcatccagctgGCGCTCAATAGTGTCCATCTCACCATAGATGTCCTCCTCAGGGATATACTGGTCAGCCTGGACCTGCCCAACCATACTCTGGTCACCTAAAGAGCAGTGGCCCTCCCCTCCACCTGCTCCCATCCAACTCACAGGGTCCCCTAGCCACTGTGGAAGCCAGGTCCTGTCCCACAAGGTAGCATGACAAGAAGGCAGCATAGGTGTGGAGAAGGGCCAGAGAGGGGACAGCCATGAACCCTCCCTACCAAGGGTCTGACAGACTCCCAATGAGAGGTCCAAGTTCCTGCTCCAGAGAagcctctcccttctctgtcacTCAGGAGGAGTTCTTTGTGGGACAGAGAGCTAGTGTAACAGGTTACAGAGCACCCTGGGGGCACCCTTCTGAGAAGCATACATTTCTCCTAGTGCTCACTCTCTAAACTTGCACTATTGTTAGAAacaccccctccctctgctcttggCTACACGGGATCCCTGGGTTAAGTTCAACCTTCCAATTGGGCCACCCACAGTTCCCAGATGCCTAAGGCTGCTGCGGGGAGGGTGCTAGGCTCAGGCCAGCTGGGCCTCAGGGTCTCTCTGCCAGCACCTTGCGTTTGATGAGTGGAAAGCCATGTCCGGGGGCAGGTGGCCTCATGGGCTTGGCTCCTTTGGTGGCCTTCCTTACGGTTGGAGATGCAGAAGGAGATGGCTTCCGGTTGAAAGGATTCTCTTTGCAGGAAGACTGAAGGAAGACAGGACGGATGGTGGAGTCTGAGAAGTCTGATCACACAGGGCTATGGAAAGCAGGCCAGGACCCACGTGACAGGAGGGGGAGGGCCCAGGCAAGAACAGAATCCCCCAAGTTCCAAATGGTTCCACTTCCAGAGTACTTCCCCAGCGTCAGTTCCACACACACCTTACACTTTCTGCTCAAGGGTACAGCTGAGGGAAAAGTCTTTGAGCCcagagtggtggcacacccctttaatcccagcactcgggaggcagaggcaggccgatcactgtgagttcagggccagcctggtctacacagtgatttgtaggacagtcagggttattaaaaaaaaaaaaaaaggaggaaaggggttatGTGTTAAAGGGTTAAAGGATAGAGAGGAAATTAGAGGGTAGAGAATTTATCAGAATGCATTTTATAAaccaagcggtggtggcgcatgcctttaatcccagcacttagaaggcagaagcagatggatctctatgagttcgaggccagcctgatctacaagagctagttccaggacaggctccaaagctacagagaaaccctgtctcgaaaaacaaaaacaaagcaaaacaacagaataCATTTTATATGGGTAAGATATTGttcaaaagcaaaactaaataaagattaaaaaacaaaaatgatggttTGCCTAACAAGTGCAAGGCCTTGGGTGCTAGCCCTGGAACTCAGGCACATAGAGGCCTCACTCACTGCATGCCCATTTACAACTGAGCTCAGTGCAGAGAGGTTGAGCACCCAGCTCCAGGCCACCCACTTCCCAGAGGTCCAGTAGCATCCACCACAGGTCAAAGACCCCACATTTGACTATACAGTTAGTCTTCACGGCCATGCTTTCTCCAGTGGAGACTCAAAGGTTCAGAGAGGCATAGCTCCCCCATCTGGAGTCACCCAGCCAGGAAATGCAATAGCAGGAGTCCCACCCTCCCTCTACCTAACAGACAGAGGGGCgattctcccctccctcccctctcctgcccaccacagacacactcagacccTGGCTCTTCATCTTCTGTCTCTCTAGAGACCCCTGCCCACTCTGAGACCAGGGTCCTGCCTTCCCTATGGTGCCCCTTGGTTTATGGAAAGCAAGCATCACACTTgaggcctcagcttccctctactgatgggggtggggtgggggtgggagcaggcCATGCCCTTATCCAGTCAAGTTCCAAGCTGCACAGTGGTTCCCTGAAGCAGAAAAAGCACCTAAGCCATAACCTCGACATTCTCTCCTAATCCAGAGGTAAGAGGGAGATTGGGTCCCTTAGGAAGACCCGAGATTctgctctttccctctctgtatcAACACCTAGAGAGAGTCCAGTAAAGCCCAAGGCCTGAGTCCTTCCAGGCTTTTAAAGCCACAGAACATTCTCAAATCAGTCTCCCGTACAAGCCATGCTTTCATTACAAATGGAGTTGGCAGGCTgcaaagatggcttagtggttaagagcacacactgcttgcCCAAagtcagatcccagcacccacatcaggtgactacCAGACCCCTGTGACTCCAACTCTAGGAGGTCTGACACCCCCTCTGCTGGCTaccacaggcactgcactcacatgcacaaacccatacacagatacacatatttaaaataaagaaaaactaaaacatataaacaaaggACCTGGAACAGTTCTTTAAGCTACCCCAAGTCCATCATCTACCAGCATCTAGATACCCAGAGGCTCTTTAGAGCATTCTGGAAACTTGGCACTACCCAGTAGCCTACTGTCAAAAGTAGGCCTTTTCAACATCACACAACATCGTAACAGAGTTGGAAATACCATACCTACATGAGTCACTGTGGTCCAGGAAGGATCAGTACAAGAAACAAGACAACCTAGAACTATAGAACCTGTCAAAAGCCAGATTCCCGGATAGGGGCCCAGCTAGAGCCTCCTCATACCTGCTTTACCTCTGAGAGAAGACAGAGCCTAGCATGGGTCTAGGGTCGGACCTGGTTTTATACCCCATAACCCATAAAAGAGGAacccaggaaggtgtgcatcctaTGCCCTTTAGACTGATAGGTGCTAACCTTGGCTCCTACAAACCAATATGGCTACCTGTGGGAGTCATTTCAGAACCTGCAGACCAGACAATGACAATGGGCCACTCAAGAACAAAGGCCACTAGGCCTGTGTGACCTCCAGAATCCAGGTGTCCCATGCACACAGGAGGTACCTGGTCAGCAAGGGCCAGCTGCCTCACAACTTCCTGGTAAGAGCTGCAGTCTCTAGTGAAGGAGTCCTCTTTCCTATCTGTGCTTCACCCCAGATTACAATCATATGTCTGTCTGCCCCTGGAGACGGGGTGCCCCTAGAGGGCAAGCACAGGGTCTTAATGAACATGCTCAAGGCCTGGCATCAGTGAAGCCAGCAGGTAGTGGGGTAGAGGAGGTGTGGGTGAAGGGTACAGGGGTGGAAAGATCCCACCATGTCAGTAAACAGGCtgggagcagacagacagagcctGGGCCTCACACAAGTAATGATGGGTGTATCCACTTGAGGTCTCAGACGAGCCACACATCCACTAGCTAGAAGGGTGCTTCTCACTCACCTTGATCTGCAGCTGTGGGGATGAACTCCCCCGGAAAGGGGCAGGGCTCCGGTCTCCAGCCAACAAGAAGGGCGTGGGGGTAGCACCACTGAAGGGCTTGGTGGCCTGGGTATCTGGGCTGCCCCTGGTCCTGGCCTGGGATACTTGTTCACCACCAGGCTGTCCTAGCTCCCCAGAAGACGATAGGGAAGAGTTGGCTGAGGGGGTGATGGAGTTCCCAGCTGTGCCAGGGGTACCAGGCACGTGCACAGCAGGATCTGAGGAGCTCTTGGGTACGGTAGGCGTCTCCAAAGGCTCTGCACTGGCAGTGTGACTGGAGCTCTCGGATGACAGGCTCTCCACACTAAGGGCTGGCGATGGTGTGGCGGAAGGAGGTTCCGAGTGTGACAGGCGGGAGGCGTGGAGAACTGTTGAAGACGAATAGCAGCAACATTCAAGTGGTAGGCAGAACTTCTGTCCTCCCCCAACGCATCCTGCTCCCAGAGCTAGGGGTAGCCCTGGACACCAAGCTTTTCCCATCTGGATGGGCAGGAGGCCAGAGAACACCAAACCCATGCCAGGACCCACCTCACAAAGGCACTAGGTCATTGTACCCCTGATGCGCCAGTGTGCCACCTTGTGGCACATTTATGGCCCTAACTTCTCACTCAGAAAGACAGCTGCCTTCCACTTCCCCACATGTCCCATGATCCTCCCACACCCAAGTCCACTCAAAGGCAAGCCACGGGGCAGATGGAGGCTCCAGTACAGGGAAGGCAGGGGAAATGAGGCTAGTCTTCGTCTCCAGCAGAGACTGGAAAGAAAGCAACAGCATAGGGTGGGAGCAGCACTTGCTGCAGCCAGAGCTGGGCCAGGCACTGCCAAGCAcagctttctccttctgcagatGACATGGACTCTGCCTCCACGTCCATCATTGTACTTCCTGGGTGAAGCCGCAGACTCGGGGACGGATCCTCCCTAGCTAGGGGCATCCTTAAACACAGCTCTGTCCAACTTCAGAGCTTATGCCCCCATTACCCCGAACCCAGCTAGCAAGTGGACCCAGGGCATACAGGACCGAGAATTTGCCTGTATATGCTCCCAGCAGGTGCTTGGTCCCAGAACTTCCAGCCACACCCCTAGGAGTGGGATAGGGGACCAAGCGTTTAAGACAAATCTGAGGTAAAACCAAAACATACAGTGTGCTAGGGTGAAGGGACCTGGAGCTGACCCCCATCTCACACATGAGGAGACTGAAGACCAAGTCCTACAAAGTTAGAAGCCAAGTTTCTCAGTGGttggagagacagacacagggggCAGGGTTCAAGTGAACTCCTGCCTCATGCCTTTCACATGTCCAAGGCTGTGCCAAGTACTCCCTGACTCCCATGCTGAATTAGCACAACAGGAAGTGTTAAAAGCTGGGGctcaagggctggaaagatggctcagtggttaagagcattggctgctcttccaaaggacccaggttcaattcccagcacccacatggtcgcTTACAACTATCTGTTGTTAGTTCAGGCATTTGTgctggcctgaccttggggtatacgtcctcagctgtagccactaagagcacctcctgtgcacattcaccaTGTTCCcctttaaaagggccctgcccacctcccatctctccctcaTTCCTCTGGCTCTGtttgtctccctctcttctcctgccactcctgtccccagaggccggtctccatcttcccttttcccattcacttttcCCCAATAAAAAAACCCTCCACCCTAGCTCTGTTACATGGTATCTTTCTCTCACATACCACTTTTTCCAAATTataacatctgtaactccaagatctgatactCTCACActgacatatatgcaggtaaaacaccaatgcacattaaatggatggatggatggatggatggatgggtgggtgggtgggtgggtggatgagtggatggatggatggatgggtgggtgggtgggtggatggatggatgggtggatggatggatgggtggatgacgAACAAAGCTGGGTTCAAATTCCGCCTCCACTGCTCCAGCGCTCTGCCTCTCCTATGAAGTGACTGATCTTCTCCCAACCTCTCTTGGATGAAATGGGAGACCAAACACCCACAGTGTACAAAAACATAGCAAAGCTCCTCGTACCTCAGACCCAGAACTCACCAAGGGGGGAAGCACTGGGTGCTCTCGGGGCAGGGCGCTTCTTTGTCTTGGGGCTGCTGGTGGGGGTGATGCCATACCAGGGGTGCAGAGACTTGGGTGTGGATTCTGGTGGTGCTGGGCCAGGGCCTGGTACTGCTGGGGctgtctcttcttcttcctcttcctcctcaaagGGGTTGTAGGGCTTGGACTCTGGCCCAGCTACTGGGCTCTTCTGGGTCCTTTCTTCCAGGTCTCCATTCTCCATCTGTCTGCTTGGTGACCCAGGACTGCTGCTGGGGGGCGGTGGGGCTGGTTTCTTCTTTGGCTCTGTCTGCACCAGTGTGATCCATGGGGGGTCCTTCCTTGGTGCTGGCATCCTAGAGGAAGGCCAAGGCAAGGGGTCGACCTTCTGCTCTCTAGGAAGTTTCAGTTTGTcccagaggagggggagaagctGCCCCCTCTGTTCTCCCAGGCCTAGCCCCAAGGTCATGCCAAGCACAAAGGTAAAATGGGTTGTGACAGTCACACCCCAATAGGGCACCTTGAAGCCCAGAGAAGACAACCCTTCAATCACACAGCTGCTGTCAATCCAGCCCAAAAGAGGGGCTGTGTGACATTTCATGATGTCACCCACCTCCCTATGCCTCAGGCTCATCAGCCCCATGGAGGCTTAGCTAGCCTTCCATTTCACAAGGTCCAGTCACCCTGCTCCCGAGTGTGGTTACACAGGAACTGTTTACTAGCGGGGCACTGTGGCCCCTTACCCCTCCCAGGGCAGCTATCCTAATGAGGACAGCTCTCAAAGAAAAGCTACAAGTATGTCCTCCCcagagtggggctggagaggggcaGGTACATCAGCTTTGCTTTTCCAGGTCTCTATGAACTATGCACTCTATGAACAAGGCCTAGACGCCCGTGTCAGGCAGGAAGCACAGGCTTGGGGGGCAAAGTGACTCTAGAGGTGGCTGTCCCCACTTGGAGCACAGGTCAGGCAGGTTGGGGACACGGCTTTCCTTCCTCACCCAGAGAGGAGCCTCTCTGTGGGCCAGGAAATCCTTTCCCCATCTGGGCCCTGGAAACCCCCACTCCCCCAGAGGCCTTTCAGGGGCCAGCATACCTCTCTGACAGCTTGGGTGTCCCTCTTGGCCTGGGAACAGGGGGTTCCTGCAGTCTTCCTAAACGTGAGAGGACAATGAGCCAGGCCTTCATGGGCTGTGGAGGGGTACCAAGAGCCAGCCAGAGTGCTGGCTTTGCAAGCCAGCACTTTGTGCCCTACATGGCAAATCACAGACCAGGGTGACCGCAGTCCCTCCCTGCCCCGCCCTCAGGGAGATAAGACACGATCAAAGGTGAATAGGAGAATGGTCAGTCAGGCTGTAGGCAGGCTTCTGACAGGCCCAACTGCATGCTAGCTGAAAAGTCCCAACCCAAATCCCTTCAGTCAC
Proteins encoded in this window:
- the Micall1 gene encoding MICAL-like protein 1 isoform X2; translation: MCPSTTTTSPVLAKGDDLSSGSLSEQGKQQPPSSACAACGQRVHLVQRYLAEGRLYHRHCFRCRQCSSTLLPGSYNSGPEEGTFVCAERCTRLGPGGRSGTRPLSQRKQQQSAEAKDGEESDLSPSVATVAEADGFQASSEVQPQTLNKPLLPSKPQELASPPIGRPTPAPRKASESSALTPPTPRPRSSLQQDGSVEQGVSSGLVNGRLQEPPVPRPRGTPKLSERMPAPRKDPPWITLVQTEPKKKPAPPPPSSSPGSPSRQMENGDLEERTQKSPVAGPESKPYNPFEEEEEEEETAPAVPGPGPAPPESTPKSLHPWYGITPTSSPKTKKRPAPRAPSASPLVLHASRLSHSEPPSATPSPALSVESLSSESSSHTASAEPLETPTVPKSSSDPAVHVPGTPGTAGNSITPSANSSLSSSGELGQPGGEQVSQARTRGSPDTQATKPFSGATPTPFLLAGDRSPAPFRGSSSPQLQIKSSCKENPFNRKPSPSASPTVRKATKGAKPMRPPAPGHGFPLIKRKVQADQYIPEEDIYGEMDTIERQLDALEHRGVLLEEKLRGGANEGSEDNMLVDWFKLIHEKHLLLRRESELIYVVKQQNLEQRQADVEYELRCLLNKPEKDWTEEDRAREKVLMQELVTLIEQRNAIVNCLDEDRQREEEEDKMLEAMMRKKEFQRETESEGKKKGKFKTMKVLKLLGNKRDTRSKVPGDKS